One window from the genome of Bacilli bacterium encodes:
- the glpK gene encoding glycerol kinase GlpK yields MEQYIMTIDQGTTSTRAMLFNRRGEAQFIAQREVECLYPKPGWVEQNALSLWVSVVDVVNEVLIKADITIKDVAAIGITNQRETTVVWEKSTGRPIYNAIVWQSRQSDDICDRYKTSKKMIHQKTGLLLNSYFSASKIRFILENVPGAEKKAQAGELMFGTIDSWIIYKMTNGKVHATDITNASRTMLFNIVEERWDNELLSLFQIPSSMLPKVESSSFVFGRASFFDSNVPITGVAGDQQAALFGQTCFHKGESKNTYGTGCFMLMNIGDKPVMSKKGLLTTIAWRINGKTTYALEGSVFVGGASVQWLRDEMKLIRDAADSERSAKMITDSEGVYVVPAFVGLGTPYWDDEVRGAIFGITRGTSKYHIVRATLESIAYQSKDVIEVMKKEAHLSLPLLKVDGGATANRYLMQFQSDILHCTIKIPKVQETTSLGVAYLAGLAIKFYSCLDEIENIHQYREEFLPKMSISEINRRYKGWKKAVAADRVFK; encoded by the coding sequence ATGGAACAATACATCATGACCATTGACCAGGGAACAACTTCCACGCGGGCGATGCTTTTCAACCGCCGCGGCGAAGCCCAATTCATTGCCCAGCGCGAGGTAGAATGCCTTTATCCAAAGCCGGGATGGGTGGAACAAAATGCGCTTAGTTTATGGGTGAGTGTTGTCGACGTCGTCAACGAAGTGTTAATTAAAGCGGATATTACAATTAAGGATGTGGCGGCGATTGGAATTACCAATCAACGGGAAACGACGGTTGTGTGGGAGAAATCAACCGGGCGCCCAATTTACAACGCAATCGTTTGGCAATCACGCCAAAGCGATGACATCTGTGATCGCTATAAGACAAGCAAGAAAATGATTCACCAAAAAACCGGACTACTTTTGAATTCATATTTTTCAGCCAGTAAAATTCGCTTTATTCTCGAAAATGTCCCCGGAGCGGAAAAGAAAGCTCAGGCGGGAGAGTTGATGTTTGGCACGATTGATAGCTGGATAATTTACAAAATGACAAACGGCAAAGTTCACGCGACCGATATAACCAATGCCTCCCGGACAATGCTATTTAATATCGTGGAGGAAAGGTGGGACAATGAACTGCTGAGTTTGTTTCAGATACCTTCCTCAATGCTTCCCAAAGTCGAATCGAGCAGTTTTGTTTTTGGAAGGGCATCATTTTTTGATTCTAACGTTCCAATTACTGGAGTGGCGGGCGACCAGCAAGCCGCCCTTTTTGGTCAAACATGCTTTCATAAGGGCGAGTCAAAGAATACATATGGAACCGGCTGCTTTATGCTGATGAACATCGGTGATAAACCGGTCATGAGCAAAAAAGGGCTTTTAACGACCATTGCGTGGCGGATTAATGGCAAAACCACCTATGCTTTGGAAGGCTCGGTCTTTGTCGGCGGGGCTTCGGTTCAATGGCTGCGAGATGAGATGAAACTTATCCGTGATGCCGCTGATAGCGAAAGATCGGCAAAGATGATCACCGATTCGGAAGGAGTCTATGTCGTACCTGCTTTTGTAGGACTTGGAACTCCATATTGGGATGATGAAGTCCGCGGAGCTATATTTGGCATCACGCGCGGCACATCTAAATATCACATCGTGCGCGCTACTTTGGAGTCGATAGCCTACCAAAGTAAGGATGTTATCGAAGTGATGAAAAAAGAAGCGCATCTGAGTCTTCCGCTTTTAAAAGTCGATGGCGGAGCGACCGCCAATCGCTATCTGATGCAGTTTCAAAGCGATATTCTGCACTGCACAATCAAAATACCTAAGGTTCAGGAGACCACGTCGCTTGGTGTCGCCTATCTTGCAGGTTTGGCCATTAAGTTTTACTCGTGTTTGGATGAAATAGAAAACATTCATCAATATCGGGAGGAATTTCTTCCTAAGATGAGTATAAGCGAAATTAACCGTCGTTATAAAGGCTGGAAAAAAGCGGTTGCTGCCGATCGTGTTTTTAAATAG
- a CDS encoding Xaa-Pro aminopeptidase codes for MKQSEFVLRRKNAFDRMASNSVAVLFSGIAPKRSADENYAFEVNRNFYYLTGIDQAHSMLLLIKKDSEEEAVLFVDRFDEYKEKWTGKLLTVEEAKRLSSIDDVRFSDEFDNDIGKLMAKDTVNSVYFDLEKDLKIGENQTTIDYATAFESKTKAEVKNIYPLLMRLRMIKSTEEIASLRAAIHTTCGGLEALQKNIRGGKYEYQMAALFEYTIRDLANAALSFPTITAGGKNAIILHYPTPNAVINDGDLVLFDLGAKADLYCADISRTYPASGKYSSLQKTIYETVLTANKNVIAMIKPGLTLKDLQDYTIAFYQKELVRLGLIDNPDEVKDVYYHNVSHHLGIDTHDVSDRSLPLQAGNVITVEPGLYFKKYGIGIRIEDDVLVTETGSENLSKEIIKETADIEKAIQSR; via the coding sequence ATGAAACAGAGTGAATTTGTTTTAAGAAGAAAAAATGCTTTTGATAGGATGGCTTCAAACTCAGTTGCCGTTTTATTCAGCGGGATTGCTCCCAAACGCTCAGCAGATGAGAATTATGCATTTGAAGTTAATCGCAACTTTTATTATTTGACGGGTATTGATCAAGCCCATTCAATGTTGCTCTTAATTAAAAAGGACAGTGAAGAGGAAGCGGTTCTTTTTGTCGATCGGTTTGATGAGTATAAGGAAAAATGGACGGGAAAACTTTTGACTGTCGAGGAAGCGAAGCGCCTAAGCAGTATTGACGATGTTCGTTTCAGTGATGAATTCGACAATGATATTGGAAAATTGATGGCTAAAGATACCGTTAATTCCGTTTACTTTGACCTCGAAAAAGATTTAAAAATCGGTGAGAATCAAACTACGATTGATTATGCGACGGCATTTGAAAGTAAAACCAAAGCGGAAGTCAAGAACATTTACCCGTTATTGATGCGCTTAAGAATGATTAAAAGTACGGAGGAGATCGCCAGTTTACGCGCGGCAATTCATACGACATGCGGCGGACTTGAAGCCCTTCAAAAAAATATTCGCGGGGGAAAATACGAATATCAAATGGCGGCTTTGTTTGAATATACGATTCGGGATTTAGCCAATGCCGCTCTTTCCTTTCCGACGATTACCGCCGGTGGAAAGAATGCCATTATTCTCCATTATCCCACTCCTAATGCGGTGATTAATGATGGTGATTTGGTTTTATTTGATTTGGGAGCGAAGGCGGATTTATATTGTGCGGATATTTCGCGAACCTATCCGGCTAGCGGCAAGTATTCATCCTTACAAAAGACCATATATGAAACCGTTTTAACCGCGAACAAAAATGTTATCGCAATGATTAAGCCGGGATTAACTTTAAAGGATCTTCAGGACTACACCATCGCTTTTTATCAAAAAGAATTAGTGCGACTTGGACTCATAGATAATCCGGATGAGGTAAAGGACGTCTACTACCATAACGTATCTCATCATCTGGGAATTGACACGCACGATGTGAGTGATCGTTCGTTGCCGTTACAGGCGGGAAACGTCATCACCGTCGAACCAGGATTATACTTCAAAAAATATGGCATCGGGATTCGCATTGAAGACGATGTCCTCGTAACGGAAACGGGCAGTGAAAACCTCTCAAAAGAGATTATTAAAGAAACAGCCGATATTGAAAAAGCCATCCAAAGTCGCTAA
- a CDS encoding P-loop NTPase: protein MADCNHDCEHCEENCDSRAAPQSLRVNLNTRSKVKHVIGVVSGKGGVGKSLVSSLTAVGLANNGHHVAILDADITGPSIPQAFGIKEKAMGDGELIFPARSEKGIQIISANMLLDNDEDPILWRGTLISNLVKQFFTDVFWDDVDYMIVDLPPGTGDVALTVFQSLPLDGIIVVSTPQQLVETIVKKAVNMAKQMNIPVLGLVENMSYITCPDCGKKIALYGNSQLDVLAGKYNVPLLARLPLVPANATLIDAGLVENTDVEEFAPVIEAIERIK from the coding sequence ATGGCGGATTGTAACCATGATTGTGAGCACTGCGAGGAGAATTGTGATTCGCGCGCGGCGCCTCAGAGTTTACGCGTAAATTTAAATACGCGCAGTAAAGTAAAACACGTAATCGGAGTTGTTTCCGGAAAGGGCGGAGTTGGAAAGAGCCTTGTAAGTTCTTTGACCGCGGTTGGGTTGGCCAATAATGGTCATCATGTCGCAATTTTGGATGCGGATATTACGGGTCCATCAATTCCTCAAGCCTTCGGCATAAAAGAGAAAGCGATGGGCGATGGCGAGTTGATATTTCCCGCTCGTAGCGAGAAAGGCATCCAAATTATTTCAGCCAATATGCTGCTCGATAATGATGAAGATCCAATACTTTGGCGCGGAACGTTAATCTCCAACTTGGTCAAGCAGTTTTTTACCGATGTTTTTTGGGATGATGTCGATTATATGATAGTTGACTTACCGCCAGGAACGGGCGATGTTGCCCTGACTGTTTTCCAAAGTTTGCCTTTGGATGGGATTATTGTCGTAAGTACCCCCCAGCAATTGGTGGAAACTATCGTCAAAAAAGCCGTCAACATGGCTAAACAGATGAATATACCGGTTTTAGGACTGGTGGAAAATATGAGTTATATTACCTGTCCGGATTGCGGAAAGAAAATTGCCCTGTACGGCAATTCCCAACTGGATGTTTTAGCGGGTAAATATAATGTTCCTTTACTAGCCCGGTTACCGTTGGTTCCGGCAAACGCAACCCTAATCGATGCGGGTTTAGTAGAGAATACCGACGTGGAAGAATTTGCTCCGGTGATCGAAGCAATTGAGAGGATTAAATAA
- a CDS encoding YigZ family protein has protein sequence MSSLTVKTTSIYVIEVDKSKFIALLFPIKNDESFKSQIVLLKEENKGASHFCFAYRNEDSERMSDDGEPHGTAGLPLLNLLKNENLSDCALVVVRYFGGHKLGAGRLLRTYVKAGKGAISAGEKYEQIPGIKLKAAFDYSQWEIIKGKQVVLRDEIIKMDYNVKVEVTLLLAEERLTSLIDYLDSDDFIITREPANILRKVEVV, from the coding sequence ATGAGTAGTCTAACAGTCAAAACGACATCGATATATGTGATTGAAGTCGATAAATCGAAGTTCATTGCTCTTTTATTCCCAATTAAAAATGATGAATCCTTCAAATCGCAAATTGTCCTTTTAAAAGAAGAGAACAAGGGCGCCAGTCATTTTTGTTTCGCCTATCGAAACGAAGATAGCGAGCGGATGTCGGACGATGGAGAACCGCATGGAACGGCTGGTTTGCCATTGTTAAATCTTCTTAAAAATGAGAATTTAAGCGATTGTGCCCTAGTCGTTGTCCGCTATTTTGGCGGTCATAAACTTGGGGCGGGACGGCTATTACGCACCTACGTAAAAGCGGGAAAAGGGGCAATAAGTGCCGGCGAAAAATACGAGCAAATTCCGGGGATAAAACTAAAAGCGGCTTTTGATTACTCCCAATGGGAGATTATTAAAGGAAAACAGGTTGTTTTACGGGACGAAATAATTAAAATGGACTATAATGTCAAAGTTGAAGTGACACTTCTTCTTGCAGAAGAAAGGCTTACTTCATTAATTGATTACTTGGATAGTGATGACTTTATTATCACCCGAGAACCAGCAAATATTTTAAGGAAAGTTGAGGTTGTTTAA
- a CDS encoding type II CAAX endopeptidase family protein, producing MNETSTANYDIERVKEPKVTYPRISGTTNFFVFILGFLGLDILSVIFGNLAVFFVKQEGVIPLLVYQSSVDYLSTVNGLRYMAALALLFGLTYPLLPSFKKAFKQKRTWVRGISYGLLAMIASTAYSIFINVIYKGGVTDNANQNAVVNVILSHPVTSFIWIPFLGPIVEELTYRVGLFDGVRKINKYLAYFVVMLVFGFIHFDFATADLTNELLNLPSYFIAGIIFCYAYDRDGAPSSIIAHVLNNLFSYVAILITAYL from the coding sequence ATGAATGAAACTTCAACGGCTAACTATGACATCGAAAGGGTAAAAGAACCTAAAGTTACTTATCCACGTATTAGTGGCACAACTAACTTTTTTGTTTTTATCTTGGGCTTTTTAGGCCTGGATATTCTTTCAGTTATATTTGGCAATTTGGCAGTGTTCTTTGTTAAACAAGAGGGCGTTATTCCCCTTTTGGTGTATCAGTCAAGTGTCGACTATCTGAGCACAGTCAATGGCCTTCGCTATATGGCCGCTTTGGCGCTTCTTTTTGGTCTCACCTATCCTTTGCTCCCCAGTTTTAAAAAAGCATTTAAACAAAAGAGAACTTGGGTTCGAGGTATATCCTACGGCTTACTGGCGATGATTGCTTCTACTGCTTACAGTATTTTCATTAATGTAATATATAAGGGTGGAGTAACCGATAACGCCAATCAGAATGCCGTGGTTAACGTAATACTATCGCACCCCGTTACCAGTTTTATTTGGATTCCTTTTCTTGGACCTATCGTTGAAGAATTGACTTATCGAGTCGGCCTTTTTGACGGCGTTAGGAAAATAAACAAATACCTAGCTTACTTTGTGGTTATGTTGGTATTCGGTTTTATTCATTTTGACTTTGCAACTGCCGACTTAACGAACGAATTGTTAAATCTACCCTCCTACTTTATTGCGGGTATCATATTCTGCTATGCTTATGACCGCGACGGAGCCCCGAGTTCAATCATTGCCCATGTGTTAAATAATTTATTTAGCTATGTCGCAATTCTTATTACCGCGTACCTATGA
- a CDS encoding TraX family protein, producing MMNHTPKNFLSSFFLKVIAIITMTIDHLAAFLYYFGIFTDESVLVPLRIVGRIAFPIYAFLALEGALHTKNIKKYLTRLALLALVILIPSMILELGYGESAINGNIFFTLIASIMTVYFFRKPDKKIWYFMLPAIYLIVYDILYSYVGLPLPQFLEPMYGIYGLATILGFYLGRIVATKYVYRSLKKYNIDNPAFTETREFQNFANIIECVFLLFIQLVCYIIVAIDPQLDVLNQAVQSYALLAAIPLLFYSGKIGYNPKWFKITYYLYYPTHIAIIALVMYLIAH from the coding sequence ATGATGAACCATACACCGAAAAACTTTCTTTCATCTTTCTTTTTAAAGGTCATCGCTATCATCACAATGACGATTGACCATTTGGCGGCTTTTTTATACTATTTTGGCATCTTTACCGATGAAAGTGTGCTGGTTCCGCTTAGAATCGTTGGTCGTATCGCCTTTCCGATATATGCTTTCCTGGCTCTCGAGGGGGCTTTGCACACCAAAAACATTAAAAAGTATTTAACGCGTTTGGCACTTTTAGCTCTTGTAATCTTGATTCCATCAATGATTCTAGAATTGGGTTACGGCGAAAGTGCAATTAATGGCAATATCTTTTTCACTTTAATTGCCAGCATTATGACGGTTTACTTTTTTAGAAAACCCGATAAAAAAATATGGTATTTTATGCTTCCGGCCATATATTTAATTGTTTACGATATTTTATACTCTTACGTGGGACTTCCCCTTCCCCAATTTTTGGAACCGATGTATGGAATATATGGATTAGCGACGATACTTGGGTTTTATTTAGGTCGAATCGTTGCTACAAAATATGTCTATCGAAGCTTAAAAAAATACAATATCGATAACCCCGCTTTTACCGAAACCCGCGAATTTCAAAATTTTGCAAATATTATTGAGTGCGTTTTTCTTTTATTCATTCAGTTAGTTTGCTATATTATCGTTGCGATTGATCCTCAACTTGATGTCTTAAATCAAGCGGTTCAAAGTTACGCATTATTAGCAGCCATTCCGCTTCTATTTTACAGTGGAAAAATCGGATACAACCCAAAATGGTTTAAAATAACTTATTACTTGTATTATCCGACTCATATTGCGATTATAGCTCTAGTAATGTATCTAATTGCCCATTAG
- the trxA gene encoding thioredoxin, with translation MIVHVENAKQFDELTKQGRVLVDFWAPWCGPCRMLGPVLEQIDGEGKELTVLKVNVDEQGELAARFSVYSIPTMILYNEGKIVGTKVGYIPKGPLEAWALNTK, from the coding sequence ATGATTGTCCATGTTGAAAACGCCAAACAATTCGATGAATTGACCAAACAGGGAAGAGTACTAGTTGATTTCTGGGCTCCGTGGTGTGGCCCATGCCGGATGCTTGGCCCCGTGCTTGAACAGATTGATGGGGAGGGAAAAGAACTTACTGTTTTGAAAGTAAATGTCGACGAGCAAGGCGAACTTGCCGCTCGATTCTCCGTTTACTCAATTCCAACTATGATCCTCTACAACGAAGGAAAAATTGTCGGAACAAAAGTTGGTTATATTCCTAAGGGACCATTGGAAGCTTGGGCTTTAAACACAAAGTAA
- a CDS encoding integrase core domain-containing protein: MEHKLIRPRAPRHNGKIERRHRNDNNRFYSTLKFYNCNDLIKQMKAYFIRSNNICRSSIGRLTPLEKTN, translated from the coding sequence ATTGAACACAAACTGATTAGGCCCCGCGCCCCTCGTCACAATGGCAAAATTGAACGCCGCCATCGCAATGACAACAATCGTTTCTATTCAACCCTTAAGTTTTATAACTGCAACGACTTAATCAAACAAATGAAAGCCTACTTTATTAGATCAAACAATATCTGCCGTTCTTCAATCGGGAGGCTCACACCTTTAGAAAAAACCAATTAA
- a CDS encoding DUF4474 domain-containing protein, which produces MKKHFALALVYLATILTFSGFNAHFNVEQTQQTRTVYYTDNYELDSSFLEEFDEHSLQVKDNSLGLIAKKSFNMSILDELDLVGLDNTEDTFMVRYEINYTDEENTVLLSVIIEGIEDIPIFETIPGIITPNAANEPDVLFVIDDELLWLSDLTESGLFDENNWFSALVNTVVNAVSTAATAIVNAVASLLKPAVRIATTVAITILGPDLAASVGAWLLNMGKDDQGIYHASFDGWQQYFGYTDFYDTVFNASTSMRSKKFPFDINSDGIDDYILWAWKGDYLNLGAGAELGIYKRWSYSDIIWIVDKNLAMTMTLQLNYKNTNIINWEPTAKQWWITGFNYKYQNVKRDDLKASFSVTFNNTSMFNAFSNKYKNYGWGFDGLIANYTF; this is translated from the coding sequence ATGAAAAAACACTTTGCATTGGCTTTAGTTTATCTTGCAACAATTTTAACATTTAGTGGTTTTAATGCACATTTTAATGTTGAACAAACACAGCAAACAAGAACAGTTTACTATACTGATAACTATGAACTGGATTCAAGTTTTTTAGAAGAATTCGATGAGCATTCTTTGCAAGTAAAGGATAATAGTTTAGGATTAATTGCCAAGAAATCATTTAATATGTCAATACTTGATGAACTCGACTTGGTTGGACTTGACAACACTGAAGATACGTTTATGGTTCGTTATGAAATAAATTATACTGACGAAGAAAACACAGTACTTTTAAGTGTTATTATCGAAGGTATAGAGGACATTCCAATTTTTGAAACAATACCTGGAATAATAACCCCGAATGCCGCAAACGAACCGGATGTTCTATTTGTAATTGATGATGAGTTATTGTGGCTATCTGACTTGACCGAATCTGGTTTATTTGATGAAAACAATTGGTTTTCTGCACTTGTTAATACGGTAGTGAATGCCGTCTCTACAGCGGCAACAGCAATAGTAAACGCAGTTGCATCCTTATTAAAACCAGCCGTTAGAATTGCCACTACAGTCGCTATTACTATATTGGGACCAGATCTTGCCGCGAGTGTAGGTGCCTGGCTATTGAACATGGGAAAAGACGATCAAGGAATTTATCATGCGTCGTTTGATGGTTGGCAACAGTATTTTGGATACACAGATTTTTATGATACCGTCTTCAATGCTTCAACAAGTATGAGATCAAAAAAATTTCCATTTGATATAAATTCTGATGGTATTGATGATTATATTTTATGGGCTTGGAAAGGTGACTATCTAAACCTTGGCGCTGGAGCAGAACTTGGCATTTATAAACGATGGTCATATAGTGATATAATTTGGATAGTCGATAAAAACTTAGCTATGACTATGACATTACAATTGAATTATAAGAACACAAACATTATCAATTGGGAACCAACGGCAAAACAATGGTGGATCACAGGGTTTAATTACAAGTATCAAAATGTAAAAAGAGATGATTTGAAAGCGTCATTTTCGGTCACTTTTAATAACACATCAATGTTCAATGCTTTCAGTAACAAGTACAAAAATTATGGTTGGGGGTTCGACGGTTTGATTGCCAATTACACCTTTTAG
- a CDS encoding DUF5104 domain-containing protein, with protein MKHKLVSFIYIVFTLVSSISLVGCFSVDNDEEIAQVNLERLITALDSENALNIRELFAPNVLENIEDFDTQIQNLIDYYVGSYESYEDSGPVTNIDKNGDRVIKWQDMSNDIITIDNIYRISIRWYVKDSNDIDNVGIWSLYIIKFSDDRNPNYSYWGDGMWTNGINIAKVYQD; from the coding sequence ATGAAACATAAATTAGTATCATTTATATATATAGTTTTTACACTGGTCAGTTCGATTTCGTTAGTTGGATGTTTTTCAGTAGATAATGATGAAGAAATTGCACAAGTGAATCTTGAAAGACTAATCACTGCATTAGATTCTGAAAATGCTTTGAATATTAGAGAATTGTTTGCACCAAATGTTTTAGAAAATATTGAAGACTTTGATACTCAAATCCAAAATCTAATTGATTATTATGTAGGTAGTTATGAATCATATGAGGATAGTGGACCAGTAACAAATATTGATAAAAATGGTGATAGAGTGATTAAGTGGCAAGATATGTCAAATGATATAATTACTATCGACAATATATACAGAATCAGTATCAGATGGTATGTAAAAGACTCAAATGATATTGATAATGTTGGAATATGGTCGCTGTATATTATTAAGTTTTCGGATGATAGGAATCCAAACTATTCATATTGGGGTGATGGCATGTGGACAAATGGAATTAATATTGCAAAGGTCTATCAAGATTAG
- a CDS encoding DUF5104 domain-containing protein, translating into MKRNILKYCITCLLFIVLGLTLVGCDFAFFDNDNKIVEDKLDSLLNAIETENKDTIHALFAHNKINNISNFDDDIDELLAYYQGNHSSYRNWGLGTDIDVDSGITKKWFNISYDVTTTTDVYRTAIYWCVQDTGDGANVGIWSLYILKLSEDSNPDYAYRGDGEWTPGIQVGKPRSS; encoded by the coding sequence ATGAAAAGAAACATATTAAAATATTGTATTACATGTTTACTATTTATTGTATTAGGTTTGACACTGGTTGGGTGTGATTTTGCCTTTTTTGATAATGATAATAAAATAGTTGAAGATAAACTTGATAGTTTACTGAATGCCATTGAGACGGAAAACAAAGATACTATCCATGCTTTATTTGCCCATAATAAAATTAATAACATATCTAATTTTGATGATGATATTGATGAACTGCTTGCATATTATCAAGGGAATCATTCATCATACAGAAATTGGGGATTAGGAACGGATATAGATGTAGATTCTGGAATCACAAAAAAATGGTTCAATATATCTTATGATGTTACAACAACTACGGATGTATATCGCACAGCAATATATTGGTGTGTTCAAGATACGGGCGATGGTGCTAATGTGGGAATATGGTCTTTGTACATCCTAAAACTCAGTGAAGATTCAAATCCCGATTATGCATATCGTGGCGATGGAGAATGGACACCAGGCATTCAAGTTGGTAAACCAAGATCATCGTAA
- a CDS encoding DUF5104 domain-containing protein: MFNFIRKTLVFLLTSGALFLVSCNFESDSEISEDNLEKLLTAIQSEDINQVKQLFAPNISTQIDDFDSSVVELLNYYDGIFDTYTTGGLGSEVDRNSGVEKKWFNMSYDVTTTEDIYRIAIIWYVKDTSDSGNVGIWSLYILRFSEDEYPEMAYGGDGLWTNGIHVGVPNIGNQ; this comes from the coding sequence ATGTTTAATTTTATACGTAAAACACTAGTTTTTCTGCTCACAAGTGGTGCCTTATTTTTAGTATCATGTAATTTTGAAAGTGATAGTGAAATATCTGAAGATAATTTAGAAAAACTATTAACTGCTATACAAAGCGAAGATATTAATCAAGTGAAGCAACTTTTTGCTCCCAATATTTCGACTCAAATAGATGATTTTGATTCTAGTGTTGTAGAACTCCTTAACTATTATGATGGAATTTTTGATACATATACAACAGGTGGTTTAGGATCCGAAGTTGACAGAAATTCTGGAGTCGAAAAGAAATGGTTTAACATGTCCTATGATGTTACAACAACCGAGGATATTTATCGTATAGCAATTATTTGGTATGTCAAAGATACTAGTGATTCTGGTAATGTTGGAATTTGGTCTTTATATATTTTAAGATTTTCCGAGGATGAGTATCCTGAAATGGCATATGGTGGAGATGGATTATGGACAAATGGAATACATGTTGGGGTTCCAAATATTGGAAATCAATAA
- a CDS encoding trypsin-like peptidase domain-containing protein, which yields MSKSRILKIILTISTVTWVALVLVLIYMFLWKTPTSKEVFEASQNFVVELKSNTGETLVTYGSAVIIDGNRTLVTNAHMVTYKQSGLYISYEYFEIRFSYEDEYREVNLIKYDLNLDIAFLQMNDITDIKLKPSTISDSSKIHSGDIVYAVGNGLNHGIGITKGIVSLPQVNINYNDLERNVIQCDLIINDGNSGGALLNEYGELIGITTFRIKDSTGNPVYGIAFSVPINVAIAYLNTN from the coding sequence ATGAGTAAAAGTAGAATATTAAAAATAATATTGACTATTTCTACAGTAACTTGGGTTGCTTTAGTTTTAGTTTTAATTTATATGTTCTTATGGAAAACGCCAACTTCAAAGGAAGTATTTGAAGCATCTCAAAACTTCGTTGTAGAATTAAAATCCAATACAGGGGAAACACTGGTTACATATGGATCTGCAGTTATCATTGATGGAAATAGAACGTTAGTAACAAATGCACACATGGTCACTTATAAGCAATCTGGATTGTATATTTCATATGAGTATTTCGAAATAAGATTTTCATATGAAGATGAATATAGAGAAGTAAATTTAATCAAATATGATTTAAATTTGGACATTGCTTTTTTACAAATGAATGATATTACGGATATAAAGTTAAAACCATCAACTATTTCAGATAGTTCCAAAATTCATTCTGGTGATATAGTTTATGCGGTTGGAAATGGATTGAATCATGGAATAGGTATAACAAAAGGTATTGTGAGTCTACCACAAGTAAACATAAACTATAATGATTTAGAAAGAAATGTCATACAGTGTGATTTGATTATAAATGACGGAAATAGTGGCGGTGCTCTATTAAATGAATATGGTGAGTTAATTGGAATAACCACCTTTAGAATAAAGGATAGTACTGGAAATCCAGTATATGGCATAGCATTTTCAGTGCCTATAAATGTTGCGATTGCCTATCTTAATACAAATTAG
- a CDS encoding ABC transporter ATP-binding protein, with product MAYISFIEVDKIYHMGEVNIKALDKASFTIEKGELIVILGPSGAGKTTCLNILGGMDSVTAGKVIVDGKEISKLNEKELINYRRNNIGFVFQFYNLIQNLTAVENVELAVQLCKDSLDPKLVLDKVGLEDRINNFPSQLSGGEQQRVAIARALAKNPKLLLCDEPTGALDYKTGKQILQLLEDTCRKEKMTVLIITHNGAVAPMADRIIKFKNGGVEKIIVNEHPAPIESIEW from the coding sequence ATGGCATACATATCTTTTATTGAAGTCGACAAAATATATCACATGGGTGAAGTCAATATTAAAGCCCTTGATAAGGCGTCTTTTACAATTGAAAAGGGAGAATTAATTGTTATTCTTGGACCGAGTGGGGCGGGAAAAACCACTTGTCTCAATATTTTGGGAGGCATGGACTCGGTTACCGCAGGGAAGGTTATAGTCGATGGCAAAGAAATTTCAAAACTTAATGAGAAGGAACTAATCAATTATCGCCGGAATAATATCGGTTTTGTTTTTCAGTTTTACAATCTTATTCAAAATTTAACCGCAGTCGAAAATGTCGAACTGGCGGTTCAACTATGCAAAGATTCACTTGATCCCAAACTGGTTTTGGATAAAGTCGGTCTCGAAGACCGTATTAACAATTTTCCTTCGCAACTTTCGGGCGGCGAGCAGCAACGGGTTGCCATCGCCCGCGCGCTTGCCAAAAATCCAAAACTTCTGCTCTGCGATGAGCCCACCGGAGCCCTTGACTACAAAACCGGTAAACAAATTCTTCAACTGCTGGAAGACACTTGCCGGAAAGAGAAAATGACTGTGCTTATTATCACCCATAATGGAGCGGTTGCTCCGATGGCTGACCGCATTATAAAATTCAAAAATGGTGGTGTCGAAAAAATAATCGTTAACGAACACCCGGCCCCGATTGAATCAATTGAATGGTAA